Proteins encoded within one genomic window of Oncorhynchus nerka isolate Pitt River linkage group LG17, Oner_Uvic_2.0, whole genome shotgun sequence:
- the LOC115145479 gene encoding calcium-activated potassium channel subunit beta-2-like: MLDDSPETLTPDSAACPTSLEQRWSQQACVTPSVSGGGHRESSERMFLWAGSKGAQGSGSERRTIYQKVREYDVLDKRKTVTALKAGEDRAILLGLSMILFSVMMYFVLGITMVRSYSDSVWTEESGCTVLNSTIVAEINCTYSCGSECWKSSKYPCLQVFVSLNTSGKVVRLSHNEEAQDTNPECFYVPKCQKDFNAIHTVVMKILERLKTQQQVLCYMDPGEQQDSALLTRIYGRLAVFHSLFWPTCTLIGGTIIIAMVKLTQYLSIMCEQVGRIKR; the protein is encoded by the exons ATGTTGGATGACTCACCAGAAACACTGACCCCTGACTCTGCTGCATGCCCAACCTCTTTGGAACAAAG GTGGTCTCAGCAAGCCTGTGTGACGCCCTCTGTGAGTGGTGGTGGGCACAGAGAGTCCTCAGAGAGGATGTTCCTATGGGCAGGAAGCAAAGGAGCTCAGGGATCAGGAAGTGAGAGAAG GACTATTTATCAGAAGGTCCGGGAGTATGACGTGCTAGACAAGAGGAAGACAGTGACAGCGCTGAAGGCTGGGGAGGACAGAGCTATTCTCCTGGGACTCAGCATGATCCTCTTCTCTGTGATGATGTACTTTGTGCTGGGCATTACCATGGTGCGCTCCTACTCAGACAG TGTGTGGACGGAGGAATCCGGCTGCACTGTGCTCAACTCCACCATCGTGGCGGAGATTAACTGTACCTACAGCTGCGGCTCCGAGTGCTGGAAAAGCTCCAAGTACCCGTGCCTACAGGTGTTTGTCAGTCTCAACACATCCGGAAAGGTTGTACGACTCTCCCACAATGAGGAGGCACAGGACACCAACCCAGAG TGCTTCTATGTGCCCAAATGCCAGAAGGACTTCAATGCGATCCACACTGTAGTCATGAAAATCTTGGAGCGTCTGAAAACACAGCAGCAGGTGCTGTGTTACATGGACCCAGGTGAACAGCAGGACAGTGCTCTACTGACACGCATCTATGGACGATTGGCAGTGTTCCACTCACTCTTTTGGCCAACCTGCACCCTCATTGGTGGAACCATCATCATCGCCATGGTGAAGCTCACCCAGTATCTGTCCATCATGTGTGAACAGGTGGGCAGGATCAAAAGGTGA
- the LOC115145039 gene encoding zinc finger matrin-type protein 3-like isoform X1, which produces MNTVDDCSSCFLPMLYSHYMAIISVESSLIHTLPSLHWPSGPESMLTPSMSLFGQQQPLFQPMPSTHTLGPPPQTLRPSTPVVVAPDPLPFPLYSPLFAKPPAHLQLMQGPPCPVPCPVPPPTAQVALSTKPQEEEAQIGATDQDVTLDELCKPLYCKLCNVTLNSAQQAQAHYQGKNHSKKLRNFYAGNQQLPAIRIPEVIEPVSQQPLTTPPTESTTPNQPVSFNGASRVILATENDYCKLCDASFSSPAVAQAHYQGKNHAKRLRLAEAQQSSSIIESTECVQRRLKKEGSEYKLIKNRRTSQVPPAMPAPYYNPRPRQRIPRDLAMCVTPSGQFYCSMCNSGASEEANFRLHLESKQHKSKVSEQRYRSEMENLGYT; this is translated from the exons ATGAACACAGTTGATGACTGTAGTTCTTGCTTCCTCCCAATGTTATACAGCCATTACATGGCTATAATAAgtgtagaatctagtctaataCATACTTTGCCATCATTGCATTGGCCCTCAGGACCAGAGTCTATGCTGACGCCTTCAATGAGCCTTTTTGGCCAGCAACAGCCGTTGTTCCAGCCAATGCCTTCGACACATACCCTTGGACCCCCTCCACAGACCCTCAGGCCGTCTACACCAGTGGTAGTGGCCCCGGaccccctccctttccccctctacaGCCCTCTGTTTGCCAAACCACCCGCTCACCTCCAGCTGATGCAGGGCCCCCCCTGCCCTGTCCCCTGCCCTGTCCCACCTCCAACTGCCCAGGTGGCCCTCAGCACCAAGCCCCAGGAGGAAGAGGCTCAGATCGGGGCCACAGACCAGGACGTTACCTTGGATGAGCTGTGTAAGCCACTGTACTGCAAACTGTGTAACGTCACCCTCAACTCTGCCCAGCAGGCACAGGCCCACTACCAG GGTAAAAACCACAGTAAGAAGCTGAGAAATTTTTATGCAGGCAACCAGCAGCTGCCTGCCATCAGGATTCCGGAGGTAATAGAACCAGTTTCCCAGCAACCCCTCACGACTCCACCAACTGAGAGTACAACTCCAAATCAG CCGGTGTCATTTAACGGTGCCAGCAGGGTGATCTTAGCCACGGAGAACGACTACTGCAAGCTGTGTGACGCCTCGTTCAGCTCACCTGCCGTGGCTCAGGCGCACTACCAGGGCAAGAACCATGCcaagagactgcggctggctgaggCCCAGCAGAGCAGTAGCATCAT AGAGTCAACTGAGTGTGTCCAGAGGCGTCTGAAGAAAGAGGGGAGCGAGTACAAGTTGATCAAGAACCGCAGGACCTCACAGGTGCCTCCTGCCATGCCAG CCCCCTACTACAACCCCCGGCCCAGGCAGAGGATCcccagagacctggccatgtgtgTGACGCCCAGCGGCCAGTTCTACTGCTCCATGTGCAATTCTGGGGCCAGCGAGGAGGCCAACTTCCGCCTTCACCTGGAGAGCAAGCAGCACAAGAGCAAGGTGTCCGAGCAGCGCTACCGCAGCGAGATGGAGAATCTGGGCTACACTTAG
- the LOC115145039 gene encoding zinc finger matrin-type protein 3-like isoform X2, translating into MMALHVKNRDASYYQSADYYGNSVPLNYRNNRHYFARLPGPESMLTPSMSLFGQQQPLFQPMPSTHTLGPPPQTLRPSTPVVVAPDPLPFPLYSPLFAKPPAHLQLMQGPPCPVPCPVPPPTAQVALSTKPQEEEAQIGATDQDVTLDELCKPLYCKLCNVTLNSAQQAQAHYQGKNHSKKLRNFYAGNQQLPAIRIPEVIEPVSQQPLTTPPTESTTPNQPVSFNGASRVILATENDYCKLCDASFSSPAVAQAHYQGKNHAKRLRLAEAQQSSSIIESTECVQRRLKKEGSEYKLIKNRRTSQVPPAMPAPYYNPRPRQRIPRDLAMCVTPSGQFYCSMCNSGASEEANFRLHLESKQHKSKVSEQRYRSEMENLGYT; encoded by the exons ATGATGGCGTTACATGTCAAGAATAGAGATGCTTCTTATTATCAAAGTGCCGATTATTACGGAAATTCGGTGCCTTTAAACTATCGGAATAACAGACATTATTTCGCCCGGTTACCAG GACCAGAGTCTATGCTGACGCCTTCAATGAGCCTTTTTGGCCAGCAACAGCCGTTGTTCCAGCCAATGCCTTCGACACATACCCTTGGACCCCCTCCACAGACCCTCAGGCCGTCTACACCAGTGGTAGTGGCCCCGGaccccctccctttccccctctacaGCCCTCTGTTTGCCAAACCACCCGCTCACCTCCAGCTGATGCAGGGCCCCCCCTGCCCTGTCCCCTGCCCTGTCCCACCTCCAACTGCCCAGGTGGCCCTCAGCACCAAGCCCCAGGAGGAAGAGGCTCAGATCGGGGCCACAGACCAGGACGTTACCTTGGATGAGCTGTGTAAGCCACTGTACTGCAAACTGTGTAACGTCACCCTCAACTCTGCCCAGCAGGCACAGGCCCACTACCAG GGTAAAAACCACAGTAAGAAGCTGAGAAATTTTTATGCAGGCAACCAGCAGCTGCCTGCCATCAGGATTCCGGAGGTAATAGAACCAGTTTCCCAGCAACCCCTCACGACTCCACCAACTGAGAGTACAACTCCAAATCAG CCGGTGTCATTTAACGGTGCCAGCAGGGTGATCTTAGCCACGGAGAACGACTACTGCAAGCTGTGTGACGCCTCGTTCAGCTCACCTGCCGTGGCTCAGGCGCACTACCAGGGCAAGAACCATGCcaagagactgcggctggctgaggCCCAGCAGAGCAGTAGCATCAT AGAGTCAACTGAGTGTGTCCAGAGGCGTCTGAAGAAAGAGGGGAGCGAGTACAAGTTGATCAAGAACCGCAGGACCTCACAGGTGCCTCCTGCCATGCCAG CCCCCTACTACAACCCCCGGCCCAGGCAGAGGATCcccagagacctggccatgtgtgTGACGCCCAGCGGCCAGTTCTACTGCTCCATGTGCAATTCTGGGGCCAGCGAGGAGGCCAACTTCCGCCTTCACCTGGAGAGCAAGCAGCACAAGAGCAAGGTGTCCGAGCAGCGCTACCGCAGCGAGATGGAGAATCTGGGCTACACTTAG